ATATAGTTTTGCTTTCTCCGGAGAGAATCCTTATATCGGAAATTTTGATTTAGCATTTCTCAATGGCATTGATATCGATTCTGTAAAAGGTTCTATCCCTACCTATGTTCACTTTTTATTCCAGGGAATGTTTGCAATCATCACACCTGCCCTGATTTCAGGAGCAATTGCCGAAAGAATCAAACTTTCTGCCTATGTAGTTTTTATTCTCGTCTGGTCAACGTTAGTTTATGACCCAGTGGCACATTGGGTCTGGGCAGATTCAGGTTGGTTATTAAAAATGAATGCACTCGATTTTGCAGGTGGTACTGTGGTTCATTTGATCTCCGGTATTGCTGGTCTTGCGGCAGCTATTGTCATCGGGAAACGTAAAGGTGATGCTGGATTACTGACTCATCCAAATAACATGACTTATACGTTACTTGGTTCGGGCCTTTTGTGGTTTGGTTGGTTTGGATTCAACGCAGGATCAGGACTAGCGGTGAATGGACTTGCCGCTAGAGCATTTTTAGTAACACTGATTGCACCTGCAGCTGCCGGAGCCAGTTGGTTACTCATTGAATGGCTACATACAAAAAAAGCAACAGCACTGGGTGCCGCTTCTGGAATCGTAGCGGGACTAGTAGTCATTACACCTGCTTCCGGTTATGTGGGAGTTCAAGGTGCACTTGTTATGGGTGTTTTGGTATCACCTATCTGTTATATGGCCATTTTACTGAAAGGGAAAATCAAATACGATGATACACTCGATGCTTTTGGTATCCATGGAGTTGGTGGAGCCTTCGGTGCCATCCTTACTGGACTCTTCGCTTTAGAGTTAGCAGAAGGAATGACGCTAGGAAACCAAATGACAGCACAAGTAATCAGTGTGGTGGCAACAGGATTCTATTCTTTTGTTGTTTCCTATATACTAGCACTTGTGATCGAAAAGACTATTGGATTTAGAATTGAAGAAGATAAAGAAATCACCGGACTTGACCAAGAAATTCATGGTGAAAAAGGATATGACATTAGGTAATCAATATGAAATTAGTCATCGCAATCATCCAACCCCACAAATTAGAAGAAGTTAAAAACGAACTTACCAAAAACGAAATCTATCGTTTGACCGTAAGTGATGTCCAAGGTTATGGCCAACAAAAAGGAAAAACAGAAGTATTCCGTGGCCATGAGTACCAAGTCAACCTTCTTAGGAAAGTGCGCCTAGAAATCGCTGTTAACGATGAATTTGTCAAACCCACCGTGGATGCGATTTTAAAAGCAGCAAAAACCGGACCAGAAGGTAAAATTGGAGATGGAAAGATCTTTGTAATGCCGTTGGAAGAAGTGATTCGCATTCGAAGTGGAGAACGAGGAAACAAAGCAATCTAACTAATGTATGGTGTCCGAGGGAACCAAATCCCTCGGATGGACTTTTTACATTGTGACTTTGTCTAATACATATTCCTGATTCGATTTTCCTCCTGGAACAAAAGGATACACTCCCCAACTGGATGGGATTCTTACCTCGATAATCGCAGGCCCCTTTCTATCCAAAACCTTTTGCAGCCCTTCTATTCCTAAACTCCAATCCCATTCCGAATATCCAATTCCAAAAGATTGGCATAACAACGAGAAGTCGGGATGAAAATGAAACTTAGAGCCAGAATGTTTACTTCCATAAAACAAATCCTGTTGTTGTTTTACAAGACCCAAATGCTCATTATTGATAAGAATCACTTTAACATTGAGATTTTGTTCTTTTAATGTAGATAACTCTTGTAAGTTCATCATAATCGATCCATCACCGGAAAAACAATACACATTAGCTTCTTTGTGACTTAATGCCACACCAATGGATGTAGGAAGACCAAATCCCATAGTCCCTTGTCCCCCAGAGGTAATCCAAGATTTAGGAGTTAAAAAAGGAAAATACTGAGCAACCCACATTTGGTGTTGTCCTACATCTGTCAAAATGTAGTGTTCTCCTTCGGGCATTGCAGAAACAAAATCCAAAAGTATATTTTTCATTGGATGTTGTTCTGGAATCTGTCTCCAAACTTCAATTTGTTCCAATGCTTTTGTATTTTGAATGCTAAAATCTTCTTCAATGAGAAAGGGAAGAATCGCTGAGATATCTTTCTGTAAACTCAAATGTACTGATTTGTTTTTACCAATTTCTTTTGCATCAATATCAATATGAATGATGGTAGCATAATTACAAAACTTTTGGATGGCTCCTGTTGCACGATCATCAAATCGAACACCAATCGCAATCAAAAGATCACAAACACCCAGTGCTTCATTTGCAACAACAGTTCCATGCATTCCCATCAAACCTAAATTCATTGGATCTTCTTTTTCAAAGATTCCTAAACCCATAAGGGTGGTTACTGCAGGAATTTGAAAATGCGAAACAAAATCTCGGAGACGTAAATATTCATGTTTAGCACCCCCACCTAAATAAAGTAAGGGAAATTTAGACCTTTCAAGAAGTGATTTGAATTCTCGTAAAAACAAATCTAAACTTTCATCAGTATCATCATTTCCAATATCTTTGGTTTCCATAAGCTGTTCCTCTGTTGGCCTATCGATGCTAAATAGATCATTGGGAATCTCAATCATTTCTGTTTGGATGTCTTTTGGTAAATCAATCCAAACAGGCCCCATCTTTCCAGAACCCGAAAGATGGTAAGCTTCCTCTAAGGTTTCTATAATTTGGTTCGGTTTTTCTATCTTATAAACTTTTTTAACGAGAGGAGATACGATCGTTGCTGTGGGTAATTCTTGGAAGGCATCTGTACCAGTTAAGGCCAAAGGAACTTGTCCAGAAAATACTAAGATTGGGATAGAATCCCTTTGGGCATCGGCGATTGCTGTGATGAGATTGGCAACACCTGGTCCTGAGGAAACAAAGACAGCACTTACTTCGCCAGTGCTTCTAGCTCGACCTTGGGCAATGAATCCGGCACCCTGCTCATGGCGAGCTAACACATGTTCAATGTTAGACTCAGCTAAACTTTCATACAATGGCAATATGGTTCCACCAGGAACGCCTGGTATCCACTGGATTCCTTTCGATTCTAAAAAACGTATAATATATTGACTTACGGTGATTTGTTCCCGCATAAGATCCTCCCAATTTGGTTTCCCCGTCGACTTTGCTTTCTGTCGACCGAGGAAACTAAGGAAGATTATGACAGAAAGCTACGTATGTATGAGGAGACTACGACGACGAGAGTAGAGAGGACATAACTAGACAATCCAAGAACGGGCATGGAATCCATGATATCGTATGGTTTGGTTGTCTCGATAGCCATTGGATCCAAGATTTTTTGTATTTATTCGTGCCGTCAAGATTTTATTAGAAGGAAGAAGGAAACATTTCGGACCGAGTCCTCACACTCGAGTTTGAATTAAGACAATGGTCAG
This portion of the Leptospira terpstrae serovar Hualin str. LT 11-33 = ATCC 700639 genome encodes:
- a CDS encoding ammonium transporter — translated: MKIQLVLRPLLVCLLFLLPGLLAAEGEIPSPAAIDKSDTAWMLVSSAFVFFMIPGLALFYGGIVRSKNVLSTMMHSFVAIIVMTLQWTIFGYSFAFSGENPYIGNFDLAFLNGIDIDSVKGSIPTYVHFLFQGMFAIITPALISGAIAERIKLSAYVVFILVWSTLVYDPVAHWVWADSGWLLKMNALDFAGGTVVHLISGIAGLAAAIVIGKRKGDAGLLTHPNNMTYTLLGSGLLWFGWFGFNAGSGLAVNGLAARAFLVTLIAPAAAGASWLLIEWLHTKKATALGAASGIVAGLVVITPASGYVGVQGALVMGVLVSPICYMAILLKGKIKYDDTLDAFGIHGVGGAFGAILTGLFALELAEGMTLGNQMTAQVISVVATGFYSFVVSYILALVIEKTIGFRIEEDKEITGLDQEIHGEKGYDIR
- a CDS encoding P-II family nitrogen regulator, which produces MKLVIAIIQPHKLEEVKNELTKNEIYRLTVSDVQGYGQQKGKTEVFRGHEYQVNLLRKVRLEIAVNDEFVKPTVDAILKAAKTGPEGKIGDGKIFVMPLEEVIRIRSGERGNKAI
- a CDS encoding thiamine pyrophosphate-dependent enzyme, producing the protein MREQITVSQYIIRFLESKGIQWIPGVPGGTILPLYESLAESNIEHVLARHEQGAGFIAQGRARSTGEVSAVFVSSGPGVANLITAIADAQRDSIPILVFSGQVPLALTGTDAFQELPTATIVSPLVKKVYKIEKPNQIIETLEEAYHLSGSGKMGPVWIDLPKDIQTEMIEIPNDLFSIDRPTEEQLMETKDIGNDDTDESLDLFLREFKSLLERSKFPLLYLGGGAKHEYLRLRDFVSHFQIPAVTTLMGLGIFEKEDPMNLGLMGMHGTVVANEALGVCDLLIAIGVRFDDRATGAIQKFCNYATIIHIDIDAKEIGKNKSVHLSLQKDISAILPFLIEEDFSIQNTKALEQIEVWRQIPEQHPMKNILLDFVSAMPEGEHYILTDVGQHQMWVAQYFPFLTPKSWITSGGQGTMGFGLPTSIGVALSHKEANVYCFSGDGSIMMNLQELSTLKEQNLNVKVILINNEHLGLVKQQQDLFYGSKHSGSKFHFHPDFSLLCQSFGIGYSEWDWSLGIEGLQKVLDRKGPAIIEVRIPSSWGVYPFVPGGKSNQEYVLDKVTM